The proteins below come from a single Chitinophaga pinensis DSM 2588 genomic window:
- a CDS encoding LuxR C-terminal-related transcriptional regulator, which yields MLTDSDMGQSYSLNALQKENELLKTRIQSLESLLDHFPAMLYTHQNNSKTINWCNRYMEDVTGYTLAEMNSLGLDFFKKVMHPDDFELAVIAQQSFKENKNVFGGVLRFRKRGAENWRWLTGIAIPYSRDEAGGVKEVICAFVDMTMAMDTNDQLTEAMLDVMRRKHEDLISKLTPREKDILKLTVKGLNNKEIAAELNLSRYTIETHRKNIRIKLKVRNTTELIALARKVGYQ from the coding sequence ATGTTGACAGATTCGGACATGGGCCAGAGCTATTCCCTCAACGCCTTACAAAAGGAAAATGAACTGTTAAAGACCCGCATCCAGTCACTGGAAAGTCTTTTAGACCATTTCCCCGCTATGCTTTATACTCACCAGAATAATTCCAAAACGATCAACTGGTGTAACCGCTATATGGAAGATGTAACAGGATACACTTTAGCGGAAATGAATAGCTTGGGATTGGATTTCTTTAAAAAAGTCATGCATCCCGATGATTTTGAACTGGCTGTCATAGCCCAACAGTCGTTCAAAGAGAATAAGAATGTATTTGGGGGAGTCTTGCGGTTTCGTAAACGGGGCGCCGAAAACTGGCGCTGGCTGACAGGCATTGCTATTCCTTACAGCAGGGATGAAGCCGGTGGTGTGAAAGAGGTGATCTGTGCATTTGTAGATATGACCATGGCCATGGATACCAATGACCAGCTAACTGAAGCCATGCTGGATGTCATGCGTCGTAAACATGAAGATCTCATCAGTAAACTCACCCCGCGTGAGAAAGATATTCTCAAACTCACTGTAAAGGGATTGAATAACAAAGAGATAGCCGCTGAGTTAAATCTTAGTCGTTATACTATAGAAACACATCGTAAAAATATCCGGATCAAGCTGAAAGTCCGTAATACAACCGAATTAATCGCTTTAGCAAGAAAGGTTGGTTATCAATAA
- a CDS encoding superoxide dismutase — MAFTLPSLPYAHDALEPHIDKLTMEIHHGKHHQAYVDNLNKAIAGTENENKSLEELVASAGKISPAVRNNGGGHWNHSFFWKVIGPNAGGEPTGALADAIKSTFGSFEEFKEKFANAGATRFGSGWAWLIVKDGKLEITSTPNQDNPLMDVAEVKGTPVLGIDVWEHAYYLKYQNRRPEYLKAFWSVVNWSEVAKNYEAAK; from the coding sequence ATGGCATTTACACTTCCGAGCTTACCGTACGCACACGACGCACTGGAACCACATATTGATAAACTGACAATGGAAATTCACCACGGTAAGCACCATCAGGCATATGTAGACAACCTGAACAAAGCGATTGCCGGTACTGAAAATGAAAATAAATCCCTGGAAGAGCTGGTAGCAAGCGCTGGTAAAATCAGCCCTGCTGTAAGAAACAACGGTGGTGGTCACTGGAACCACAGCTTCTTCTGGAAAGTAATCGGCCCTAATGCAGGTGGTGAACCTACAGGCGCGCTGGCAGATGCTATTAAGAGCACTTTCGGTTCTTTTGAAGAATTCAAAGAGAAATTTGCTAACGCCGGTGCTACCCGTTTTGGTTCCGGTTGGGCATGGTTGATCGTAAAAGACGGTAAACTGGAAATCACTTCCACGCCAAACCAGGACAATCCACTGATGGATGTTGCTGAAGTAAAAGGTACGCCAGTATTGGGTATCGACGTTTGGGAACACGCTTACTACCTGAAATATCAGAACCGTCGTCCGGAATACCTGAAAGCTTTCTGGAGCGTGGTTAACTGGAGCGAAGTAGCTAAGAACTACGAAGCTGCTAAATAA
- a CDS encoding nucleoside deaminase has translation MDDKYYMQQALREARKAFDAGEVPVGAIVVLSDKIIGKGSNQVEMLNDCTAHAEMLALTAAFNYLGSKYLMEATLYVTLEPCLMCAGALYWSKIGRIVYAAKDEKNSYRRVAGATSPFHPKTKVEQGPCEEESLQLVKTFFEQRRK, from the coding sequence ATGGATGATAAATATTATATGCAGCAGGCGCTTCGTGAAGCCCGTAAAGCATTTGATGCAGGAGAGGTACCTGTTGGCGCTATCGTGGTACTGAGCGATAAGATCATTGGTAAAGGCAGCAACCAGGTAGAAATGCTGAACGACTGTACCGCACATGCAGAAATGCTGGCATTAACAGCGGCTTTCAATTACCTGGGCAGCAAGTATCTCATGGAAGCCACCTTATACGTAACGCTGGAACCCTGCCTGATGTGTGCAGGTGCGCTTTACTGGAGCAAGATCGGACGTATCGTATATGCGGCAAAAGATGAAAAAAACAGTTATCGCAGAGTAGCAGGCGCTACTTCTCCTTTCCATCCCAAAACGAAAGTAGAGCAAGGGCCTTGTGAAGAAGAGAGTCTGCAGTTAGTGAAGACCTTCTTCGAACAGCGAAGAAAATAA
- the ligA gene encoding NAD-dependent DNA ligase LigA, producing MYTKEIEITLLQLAKDLLGKLQQKETIQDLDSTLENLRRVIIYNDWRYYVQSDPVLSDYEYDQLFAWLKELETANPDKVSADSPTQRVALGISKNFPTVQHLVPMLSLENSYNADDLNDWDRKAREISGLTDIEYCIEPKFDGASISLIYENDKLTRGATRGDGVSGEDITANIRQIRSIPLSAHFAAHGIQSIEIRGEVLINKNTFKAYNDQRAADNLPPLANPRNAASGSLRMVDPREVAKRGLEAFLYHMSYHVMDDGKTEPQEIKTHSNTLQLLASLGFRSPAKEMKVVKGIQAVIDYVLEFEKERDNLPYEIDGMVIKVNDYALQDKLGMTTHHPRWAMAYKFKARQATSKLRRVEFQVGRTGSVTPVAKIDPVPIGGVTVGSISLFNEDVVKEKDLKIGDTVLVERAGDVIPYIVKSLADLRDGTEEEIKFPTECPVCNEPLFKPEGESVWRCINLMCEAQVVERMIHFVSKDAMDIRSLGESNVRKFYGLGLMKDIPGIYKIDFAQLEKLEGFGKKSLTNLQSAIEQSKTQPLHRLIFGLGIRYVGETTAKTLANAVNHLLDLKDWTEEQLLALEDIGPKVAGSINQFFHLDDSIHMLQELEALGLNLKSTKADHPGGGNLDGQTFLFTGTLNKLKRNDAEAMVEQQGGKILSGVSSKLNFLIVGDDAGSKLEKAKKINTIRILSEDEFLNLIQSQAPVTES from the coding sequence ATGTATACGAAAGAAATAGAAATCACTTTGCTTCAATTAGCAAAGGACCTGTTAGGAAAATTGCAGCAAAAAGAAACTATCCAGGACCTGGATAGTACGCTGGAGAACCTGCGCCGGGTTATTATTTATAATGACTGGCGTTACTATGTGCAAAGTGACCCCGTTTTAAGTGATTACGAATATGATCAGTTGTTTGCCTGGTTGAAAGAACTGGAAACCGCTAATCCTGACAAAGTCAGCGCTGACTCCCCCACGCAGCGCGTTGCACTGGGTATTTCAAAGAATTTCCCCACAGTACAGCACCTGGTACCGATGCTGAGTCTGGAAAACTCCTACAATGCAGATGATCTTAATGACTGGGACCGCAAGGCACGTGAGATCAGCGGACTGACAGACATCGAGTATTGTATTGAACCCAAGTTTGACGGCGCCAGTATTTCCCTCATTTATGAGAATGATAAGCTGACCCGTGGCGCCACCCGTGGCGATGGCGTATCCGGAGAAGATATTACCGCAAATATCAGACAGATACGTTCTATTCCGCTGAGTGCACACTTCGCAGCCCATGGTATTCAATCCATAGAGATAAGAGGAGAAGTGTTGATCAATAAGAATACGTTCAAAGCATATAATGACCAGCGTGCAGCTGATAACCTGCCTCCGCTGGCCAATCCGCGTAATGCGGCTTCAGGTTCACTCCGGATGGTAGATCCGCGTGAAGTAGCCAAACGCGGACTGGAAGCATTCCTCTACCACATGAGCTATCACGTGATGGATGATGGAAAAACCGAACCACAAGAGATCAAAACACACAGCAATACCCTGCAGCTGCTTGCCAGCCTTGGCTTCCGCTCTCCTGCAAAGGAAATGAAAGTGGTAAAAGGCATCCAGGCAGTCATTGATTATGTACTGGAATTTGAAAAGGAAAGAGACAATCTGCCTTATGAAATAGATGGTATGGTGATCAAGGTGAATGATTATGCCTTGCAGGACAAACTGGGTATGACCACACACCATCCCCGCTGGGCAATGGCGTACAAGTTCAAAGCCAGACAGGCGACCAGTAAATTACGCAGGGTTGAATTCCAGGTAGGACGTACCGGTTCCGTTACGCCTGTTGCGAAAATCGATCCTGTACCTATAGGCGGTGTTACGGTTGGTTCCATTTCATTGTTCAATGAAGATGTCGTAAAAGAAAAGGACCTGAAAATAGGCGATACCGTACTGGTAGAAAGAGCGGGCGACGTGATTCCTTACATCGTGAAATCACTTGCAGATCTGCGCGATGGTACTGAGGAAGAGATTAAATTTCCTACGGAATGTCCGGTGTGTAATGAACCACTGTTCAAACCAGAGGGTGAAAGCGTATGGCGCTGTATCAACCTGATGTGCGAGGCACAGGTAGTGGAGAGAATGATTCATTTCGTCAGCAAAGACGCGATGGATATCCGTAGTCTGGGTGAGAGCAACGTTCGTAAATTCTATGGCCTGGGACTGATGAAAGATATTCCAGGCATCTATAAAATAGACTTCGCCCAACTGGAAAAGCTGGAAGGCTTTGGTAAGAAATCGTTGACCAACCTGCAAAGCGCCATAGAGCAGTCAAAAACGCAACCTTTACATAGACTGATCTTCGGTCTGGGTATTCGTTATGTCGGTGAAACTACGGCCAAGACACTCGCAAATGCCGTTAATCACCTGCTGGATCTTAAAGACTGGACAGAAGAGCAGTTACTCGCACTGGAAGATATCGGACCAAAAGTAGCCGGTAGTATCAACCAGTTCTTCCACCTGGATGACAGTATTCATATGCTGCAGGAATTAGAAGCGTTGGGGCTGAATCTGAAAAGCACTAAAGCAGATCATCCAGGCGGCGGTAATCTTGACGGACAAACCTTCCTTTTTACCGGTACGCTGAACAAGCTGAAACGCAATGATGCAGAAGCGATGGTAGAGCAACAGGGAGGTAAAATATTAAGCGGCGTAAGCAGCAAACTGAACTTCCTGATTGTAGGTGATGATGCCGGCAGTAAACTGGAGAAAGCGAAAAAAATCAACACGATCAGGATACTGAGTGAAGATGAATTCCTGAACCTGATTCAATCACAGGCACCGGTTACGGAATCATAA
- a CDS encoding SPFH domain-containing protein, with product MSIAYIVIGVIILFILLSSFVTVQQGTIGVTTIFGKYNRILFPGLNFKIPLVEKVFKRISIQNRSVELEFQAITVDQANVYFKAMLLYSVWNQDEETIKNVAFKFVDERSFMQALVRTIEGSIRGFVATKRQSEVLGLRRDITEHVKEQIDQTLEAWGFHLQDLQMNDITFDDAIMKSMAQVVASNNLKAAAENEGQALLITKTKAAEADGNAIKIAAEAERQAAQLRGMGVALFREEVAKGMTMAAKEMQQANLDTSVILFSMWTEAIKHFAENSKGNVIFLDGSSEGMDHTMQQMMAMNKLMEKKN from the coding sequence ATGAGTATTGCATACATTGTAATCGGCGTCATTATCCTGTTTATCCTATTGTCAAGTTTCGTAACCGTACAGCAGGGTACAATCGGCGTCACCACTATCTTCGGAAAGTATAACCGGATTCTCTTCCCTGGCCTGAATTTTAAAATTCCACTGGTTGAAAAGGTATTTAAACGCATCTCTATCCAGAACCGCTCGGTAGAACTGGAATTCCAGGCTATTACCGTTGACCAGGCCAATGTTTACTTTAAGGCCATGCTGCTCTATTCCGTATGGAACCAGGACGAAGAAACCATCAAAAACGTAGCATTTAAGTTTGTGGATGAACGTAGCTTCATGCAGGCACTGGTACGTACCATTGAGGGTTCTATTCGTGGTTTTGTGGCTACCAAACGTCAGTCAGAAGTTCTGGGTCTGCGTCGCGATATCACTGAACACGTAAAAGAACAGATCGATCAGACCCTGGAAGCCTGGGGTTTTCATTTACAGGATCTCCAGATGAACGACATTACCTTCGATGATGCGATCATGAAATCCATGGCGCAGGTGGTAGCTTCCAATAACCTGAAAGCTGCTGCTGAGAACGAAGGTCAGGCATTGCTGATCACAAAAACCAAAGCCGCTGAAGCAGATGGTAATGCGATTAAGATCGCTGCCGAAGCAGAACGTCAGGCTGCACAGTTACGTGGTATGGGTGTGGCTTTGTTCCGCGAAGAGGTGGCAAAAGGTATGACCATGGCAGCCAAAGAAATGCAGCAGGCTAACCTGGATACTTCCGTAATCCTTTTCTCTATGTGGACAGAAGCAATCAAACATTTCGCTGAAAATAGTAAAGGAAATGTGATCTTCCTGGATGGTTCCTCCGAAGGAATGGATCATACTATGCAGCAGATGATGGCGATGAACAAACTGATGGAAAAGAAAAATTAA
- a CDS encoding methylmalonyl-CoA mutase family protein translates to MTDNLSNKVRIVTAASLFDGHDAAINIMRRIMQAKGAEVIHLGHNRSAAEIVDCAIQEDAQGIAITSYQGGHLEFFKYMYDLLREKGCGHIKIFGGGGGTILPSEIAELHQYGITRLYSPDDGRQMGLEGMIEDVIKQCDFTTTKGLNGHLQELPSRNDKLIAQAITVAENDQLPDALPSAKTGAGVVLGITGTGGAGKSSVTDEIVRRFLRSFDQQTIAVISVDPSKKKTGGALLGDRIRMNAIHHPRAYMRSLATRESDKAVSAHVQEAIDICKTAGFDLIILETSGIGQSDTAITDHCDVALYVMTPEYGAASQLEKINMLDYADVIAINKFDKAGALDALHDVRKQFKRNHSLWTATDDQLPVIGTIASQFNDHGINQLFEKLLAVIDEKKAVRFGNVTHETTDATTTKSQIIPPSRVRYLAEINESIRDYGKWVDEQCNIATRLYQLEGAASLLNEGQQKTIKDIADHLRTQLHPECQQLLGNWPALKKQYTAPFYEFQVRDKVIKLPLYSESLSKSSIPKISLSRYNDWGDILRWQLTENLPGEFPYAAGVFPLKREGEDPTRMFAGEGGPERTNKRFHYVSVDQPAKRLSTAFDSVTLYGEDPAHRPDIYGKVGNSGVSIATVDDAKKLYSGFDLCDPKTSVSMTINGPAPILLAFFMNAAIDQQCEKYIAANGLTDKVNALIKAKFSDNPLPHYNGDLPHGNDGLGLKLLGISGDEVLEKEVYEKIKAHALSTARGTVQADILKEDQAQNTCIFSTEFALKLMGDVQEYFISQKVRNFYSVSISGYHIAEAGANPITQLAFTLSNGFTYVEYYLSRGMHIDDFAPNLSFFFSNGMDPEYAVIGRVARRIWAKAIKYKYKGNDRSQKLKYHIQTSGRSLHAQEIDFNDIRTTLQALYAIYDNCNSLHTNAYDEAITTPTEESVRRAMAIQLIINRELGTAKNENPTQGSFFIEELTDLVEEAVMAEFQRITERGGVLGAMERMYQRNKIQEESLHYESLKHTGEYPIVGVNTFLNKKGSPTVIPEEVIRSTQEEKEFQINTLTAFHQRHHHRSTAALQQLQQVAINNGNLFEELMETVKHCSLGQITHALYEVGGQYRRNM, encoded by the coding sequence ATGACTGACAACCTATCAAACAAGGTCCGTATCGTAACGGCAGCCTCTCTTTTTGACGGACACGATGCAGCCATTAATATTATGCGCCGCATTATGCAGGCAAAAGGCGCGGAAGTGATCCATCTGGGCCACAACCGTTCGGCAGCGGAAATTGTGGACTGTGCCATCCAGGAAGATGCCCAGGGTATTGCCATTACCTCTTACCAGGGTGGACACCTTGAATTTTTCAAGTACATGTATGACCTCCTCCGGGAAAAAGGATGCGGTCACATTAAAATATTTGGCGGTGGCGGAGGTACCATCCTCCCTTCCGAAATAGCAGAACTACATCAATACGGTATTACCCGGCTTTACTCTCCTGACGATGGCCGCCAGATGGGACTGGAAGGAATGATTGAAGATGTGATTAAACAATGCGACTTTACCACTACCAAAGGACTGAACGGCCATTTACAGGAACTGCCTTCCCGCAATGATAAACTGATTGCCCAGGCCATTACCGTAGCGGAAAATGATCAGTTGCCCGATGCGCTTCCCTCTGCAAAAACAGGGGCTGGCGTCGTTTTAGGGATCACCGGTACCGGCGGGGCCGGTAAAAGTAGTGTGACAGATGAAATAGTACGCCGCTTCCTCCGCAGTTTCGATCAGCAGACCATTGCCGTTATTTCTGTGGATCCTTCCAAGAAAAAAACCGGTGGCGCCCTCCTCGGAGACCGTATCCGTATGAATGCGATCCACCATCCCCGGGCCTATATGCGCTCCCTGGCTACCAGGGAAAGCGATAAAGCCGTCAGCGCACACGTACAGGAAGCGATCGATATCTGTAAAACAGCCGGTTTTGACTTGATCATACTGGAAACTTCCGGCATCGGCCAGAGCGATACCGCCATTACTGATCACTGTGACGTGGCCCTCTATGTGATGACGCCAGAATATGGCGCTGCTTCTCAGCTGGAAAAGATCAATATGCTGGATTATGCAGACGTCATCGCTATCAACAAGTTTGATAAAGCAGGCGCCCTGGATGCACTCCATGACGTACGCAAACAATTTAAACGCAATCATAGCCTCTGGACCGCTACCGACGATCAATTACCGGTTATCGGCACAATCGCATCCCAGTTCAACGACCATGGCATTAACCAGCTGTTTGAAAAATTGCTGGCGGTGATCGATGAGAAAAAAGCCGTCCGTTTCGGTAATGTAACACATGAAACAACAGACGCGACTACCACCAAATCGCAGATCATTCCGCCCTCCCGGGTACGTTATCTGGCGGAAATCAATGAAAGCATCCGCGATTATGGAAAGTGGGTAGACGAACAATGCAATATTGCCACCCGTCTGTATCAATTAGAGGGAGCCGCTTCCCTGTTGAATGAGGGTCAGCAGAAAACCATAAAAGATATTGCCGATCACCTGCGCACCCAGCTGCACCCTGAATGCCAGCAATTACTGGGCAACTGGCCGGCGCTGAAAAAACAATATACGGCTCCTTTCTACGAATTCCAGGTAAGAGATAAAGTAATCAAACTTCCGCTTTACAGCGAAAGTCTTTCAAAGTCTTCAATACCCAAAATCAGTTTATCGAGATATAACGACTGGGGTGATATCCTCCGCTGGCAACTGACCGAAAATCTGCCAGGTGAGTTTCCTTATGCGGCAGGTGTATTCCCACTGAAAAGAGAAGGAGAAGATCCTACCCGTATGTTTGCTGGTGAAGGCGGGCCGGAACGTACCAATAAACGCTTCCACTACGTATCCGTCGATCAGCCGGCTAAGCGCCTCAGTACTGCATTTGACAGTGTAACCCTGTATGGAGAAGATCCTGCACACCGCCCGGATATTTACGGAAAGGTAGGTAACTCAGGGGTCAGCATTGCCACTGTGGATGATGCTAAAAAGCTGTATAGCGGTTTCGATCTCTGCGATCCGAAGACATCTGTGTCTATGACTATTAATGGTCCGGCGCCGATACTACTCGCCTTCTTCATGAATGCCGCCATTGATCAGCAGTGTGAAAAATATATTGCTGCGAATGGTCTGACTGATAAAGTGAATGCCCTGATCAAAGCAAAGTTCAGCGATAATCCGCTACCCCATTACAACGGAGATCTGCCTCATGGCAATGATGGTCTGGGGTTAAAGTTGTTAGGGATTTCCGGTGATGAAGTACTGGAAAAAGAAGTCTATGAAAAGATAAAGGCACATGCATTATCCACTGCGCGAGGTACCGTGCAGGCCGATATTCTGAAGGAAGATCAGGCACAGAATACCTGTATTTTCTCCACTGAATTTGCACTGAAACTGATGGGGGACGTGCAGGAATATTTTATCAGTCAGAAAGTACGCAACTTCTACTCTGTGAGCATTTCGGGTTATCATATTGCAGAAGCAGGCGCTAATCCTATTACGCAGCTGGCCTTTACATTGTCGAATGGTTTTACCTATGTAGAGTATTACCTGAGTCGCGGTATGCATATCGACGACTTTGCGCCTAATCTCTCGTTCTTCTTCAGCAATGGTATGGACCCTGAATATGCGGTGATAGGTCGTGTAGCACGCAGGATCTGGGCTAAAGCGATTAAATACAAATACAAAGGCAACGACCGTTCGCAGAAACTAAAATATCATATTCAGACTTCCGGCCGTAGTCTGCACGCACAGGAAATTGACTTCAACGATATCCGCACCACCTTACAGGCATTATACGCCATTTACGATAACTGTAATTCATTACATACAAACGCCTATGACGAGGCCATTACCACGCCTACAGAAGAAAGCGTGCGCAGGGCAATGGCTATTCAGCTGATCATCAACCGGGAATTAGGTACTGCGAAAAATGAAAATCCGACACAGGGATCTTTCTTTATCGAAGAACTGACTGACCTGGTAGAAGAAGCTGTAATGGCCGAATTCCAGCGTATTACGGAAAGAGGCGGCGTATTGGGAGCGATGGAAAGAATGTATCAGCGTAACAAGATCCAGGAGGAAAGTCTGCATTATGAATCGCTCAAACATACCGGCGAATATCCGATTGTCGGTGTGAATACATTCCTGAATAAGAAAGGCTCTCCGACAGTTATTCCGGAAGAGGTGATCCGTTCCACACAGGAAGAAAAAGAGTTCCAGATCAATACGCTGACCGCCTTCCATCAGCGACATCATCACCGCAGCACTGCTGCATTACAACAACTTCAGCAGGTGGCGATCAACAATGGTAACCTCTTTGAAGAATTAATGGAAACCGTTAAACATTGCTCTCTCGGACAAATTACACATGCACTTTATGAAGTAGGTGGCCAGTACAGAAGGAATATGTAA
- a CDS encoding DUF1080 domain-containing protein, translated as MMKLFVPALSVMAISLAACGGGSNSTSNDSTTVTADTSAAQAPVTDAADNLLSDTEKSEGWTLLFNGQNLDGWHIYKSKQSNSWVADNGTLHCLGSEKDKSDKRADLTSDSTYENFEFRTDWKIAPKGNSGIIYLASEDQESAYLSGPEYQLIDDENFPEKLEDWQKTGANYAMGAPLVAAAKPVGEWNHTRIVVNKGHVEHWLNGQKTADYQIGSPEWKKARKEGKWKDAKAYGETKKGHIDLQDHGSEVWFRNVKIKQL; from the coding sequence ATGATGAAATTATTTGTTCCGGCATTATCAGTAATGGCCATCAGCCTGGCAGCATGCGGCGGTGGTTCAAATTCCACGTCGAATGACAGTACTACCGTCACAGCCGATACGTCTGCAGCGCAGGCGCCTGTAACAGATGCAGCAGACAACCTGCTGTCAGATACAGAAAAATCAGAAGGATGGACATTGTTGTTCAACGGTCAGAACCTTGATGGCTGGCATATTTATAAAAGCAAACAGTCGAATAGCTGGGTAGCCGATAATGGTACCCTGCACTGCCTGGGAAGCGAAAAAGATAAGAGTGATAAACGTGCGGATCTGACGTCCGACAGCACATATGAAAACTTTGAGTTCCGTACGGACTGGAAGATTGCTCCAAAAGGTAACAGCGGTATTATCTATCTGGCTTCAGAAGACCAGGAATCAGCTTATCTGAGCGGTCCTGAGTACCAGCTGATCGATGATGAGAACTTCCCTGAAAAACTGGAGGACTGGCAGAAAACCGGCGCTAACTACGCAATGGGCGCTCCGCTGGTAGCTGCGGCTAAGCCAGTTGGGGAGTGGAATCATACCCGTATTGTTGTAAATAAAGGACATGTGGAACACTGGCTGAACGGTCAGAAGACTGCTGACTATCAGATCGGTTCTCCTGAATGGAAGAAGGCCAGAAAAGAAGGTAAATGGAAAGATGCCAAAGCTTACGGTGAAACAAAAAAAGGTCATATAGACCTCCAGGATCACGGAAGCGAAGTATGGTTCAGGAATGTGAAGATCAAACAATTGTAA
- a CDS encoding Gfo/Idh/MocA family protein → MPENANNNSRRGFITKVAKGVVGASLLPNIITAADRKRNLESLSRVNEKYSANDQIQIALIGAGGMGTADTNTAITVPGAKLIAACDLYDGRLADAKKKWGNDIFTTRDYREILERKDVDAVIIATPDFWHKDISVAAMNKGKSVYCEKPMVHDISEGPAVVEAQQKNSKVVYQVGSQGMSSLGNEKARQLLKDGAIGKLNYAEGFWARMSPFGAWQYPIPADASTKTVDWTTYLKNAPKRDFDPLRFFRWRNYRDYGTGVSGDLFVHLFSSLHFVTGSIGPEKVMATGGLRYWKDGREVPDVMLGMFDYPETEVHPAFNLSLRVNFVDGTGGTNYLRMVGSEGSMTVEWDKVTLYRNKTYAATDDPLLQGKKDVDHGKQYVYDRKEMLPPDKLEYVAEEGYKGAHFDHFYNLFNAMRTGGKVSEDALFGYRAAAPALLCNDSYFNNRIIQWDPKALKSINK, encoded by the coding sequence ATGCCTGAAAATGCTAATAACAACTCTCGCAGGGGATTTATCACCAAAGTGGCGAAAGGAGTAGTGGGCGCCTCTTTATTGCCCAACATCATCACAGCAGCCGACAGAAAACGTAACCTCGAATCACTGTCGCGTGTAAACGAAAAGTATAGTGCCAATGACCAGATCCAGATCGCACTGATCGGAGCCGGTGGCATGGGTACTGCGGATACCAATACCGCTATTACCGTACCCGGCGCTAAACTGATAGCCGCCTGTGACCTCTACGATGGTCGTCTTGCAGATGCAAAAAAGAAATGGGGTAACGACATCTTTACTACCCGCGATTATCGTGAGATCCTTGAGCGTAAAGATGTAGATGCGGTTATTATCGCCACACCCGATTTCTGGCACAAAGACATCTCCGTGGCTGCGATGAATAAAGGCAAATCTGTCTATTGCGAAAAACCCATGGTACATGACATTTCTGAAGGCCCTGCCGTAGTAGAGGCACAACAGAAAAACAGCAAAGTGGTATACCAGGTAGGAAGCCAGGGGATGAGTTCTCTGGGGAATGAAAAAGCCAGACAATTGCTGAAAGACGGCGCTATCGGAAAACTCAATTATGCGGAAGGATTCTGGGCACGTATGTCTCCCTTCGGCGCCTGGCAGTACCCTATTCCGGCGGACGCTTCTACGAAAACCGTCGACTGGACCACTTATCTGAAAAATGCGCCTAAAAGAGATTTCGACCCCTTACGCTTTTTCCGTTGGCGTAATTACAGGGATTATGGTACCGGCGTATCCGGCGATCTGTTTGTACACCTGTTCTCCAGTCTGCATTTTGTAACCGGTTCTATCGGACCAGAAAAAGTAATGGCTACCGGTGGTCTCCGTTACTGGAAAGATGGCCGTGAAGTACCGGATGTAATGCTCGGCATGTTTGACTATCCTGAAACGGAAGTACATCCTGCATTTAACCTTTCCCTGCGCGTGAACTTCGTGGATGGTACCGGTGGTACCAACTATCTGCGGATGGTAGGCAGCGAAGGTTCTATGACGGTAGAATGGGATAAGGTAACCCTGTATCGCAACAAAACATATGCAGCTACAGACGATCCTTTATTGCAGGGCAAAAAGGATGTCGATCATGGTAAACAGTACGTTTATGACCGTAAGGAAATGCTGCCGCCGGATAAGCTGGAATATGTAGCGGAAGAAGGCTATAAAGGCGCTCATTTTGATCACTTCTACAATCTGTTCAATGCGATGCGCACAGGTGGTAAAGTAAGTGAAGACGCCCTGTTTGGCTATCGGGCAGCCGCACCTGCATTACTGTGTAACGATAGCTACTTTAACAACCGTATTATTCAATGGGATCCTAAAGCCCTGAAATCGATAAACAAATAA